A segment of the Hallerella succinigenes genome:
TTGCACCGCCCTGGTGCAAACGGTCAAAGAACATCTGAGTTCCCGGACGGTAGCGCAAAAGCGAAGATACGCCCGTAATGAAGCGTCCCATCGGATAATACAGGCGGTTATCCCACAGGAATTCAATATAATCCTCTACGTCCGCATAAAAGGCGCCATAGCGCGTCACACGGAATTCTTCATAAGCACCGAGATGCGGGTCCACCTTGGAATCTCGCGCGTCTAGGAGTACGCCTACGCCCAAATCCGGAACGGCGCCGTACTTTTGCACGTAACGGTAAGAAGCCGCCCAAAGGAACGAAAAATCCTTCCAGAGCCTTGCGCCGATTTCTAGGTGCGAATACCAGGAGCGGTCATCAAAGTTCCTTAAATCGTCCCAGGAATCCGTGCGCAGGAATTCAAAGTTCCAGGACAGCGGAAGCCCCAAAAGCCACGGAGAGCTCGCGTAGATGGCAAATTCCTTGGAATCGAAAAGCGGGCTCACCGACGTGCGATACTGAGCTTCCACTCGGATATCTTCCCCTGCCACATTCAAATGCGAAAGGGCAAGGCCCAGCATCCAGCCGTCCTGATCGGTCTTTTTACCGGCGGGCGACGGAATCCAGTGCAAGAGTTCCGTGAAGCGGTATTCAAGTTCAACGCCTTCCGCGGATTCCGTACAAACTAATGAAATATCCGAAAAGAGATCGAGGCTTTCCAGATTCAATTTTTCGATGCGAAAATTTTCGGAGGAAAAAGGCTTTCCCGATGCATTCAAAAGTTCCCGTTCCACCACGTGAGGTTGGGTGTCGTCGAGACCCGAAAATCGAATGCTTTGCACAGGCTTTCCTTCCGTGCAGGTTCCCGCCAGAGACTCGCCCGCAAACGCGACGGCCCCAATGCCCAGGAGGAATGTCAACGAGGAAAGGATTCGCTTCATGGGTTCAAAAGTAGCTACAAAAAAAGCTCCCCAAATCCGGGAAGCTTTTTTGAAAAGTTTTTAAGAAGTAGGATTACTTTTCTTCCGCTTCTTCGCTCTTCTTGGCGGCAACGCGACGCGTCTTACGCTTTGCACCAGCAATGTTCAACTTACCATCACCAGCGAAACGCTTGTTGAACTGATCAATACGACCAGCGGTATCCACGCGGTGTTGCTTGCCAGTCCAGAACGGATGAGTGTCGCTCGTGATTTCCAAAGTAACCACGCCATATTCGACACCATCGATCACTTTCTTTTCGGCAGACGACTTCGTGGAGCGGGTGATGAACTCTTTACCCGTATTCGCATCAACGAACACGACCGGATTGTAATCGGGATGAATACCATTTTTCATTTTGTTAATCCTACTTATAAACGTTAGGTGAACCAAATTTAGATGAATTTTTACATTTTGGCAATTCGCAAATAGTATTTTTGTACCATGAAACCGAAAAAATGTGTTGCTCTCTTCTCGATTTGCTCGGTCGCAGGCCTTATGATTGCCTGTGGACAGAACGAAAGCACCGAAGGACGTTTGCAGGTCAACAAAAAATATGTTTTGGAATCCTGGCCGGATAGCGCCTACATCGCCGATTTGGATTCCATTCTAAAAGCCGAACCTTTGAAACCGGGCGCCGATAGCGAACGCACGGAACTCACCATTTACTCGGGGAACATTCCAACGATTCACCTTCCGGGCCAAAAGAAGGCTTCAAAGCAAGCAACCGCATCTGCGGAAAAGCGAACCGTTGCAGCCAGTCCAGCGAACACGGCCAAGCCGGCGAAGGCCGCGGAGCGCTTTGCGGACAACTTCATGAACGCGCTCGGAGCTTTGCAGTCCGACCCGACGAACACTTCCAAGTACAAGACCGTTTCTGCGAAGGACGGCGAAAACCTTTTCGCCCTGCTTTCCCGTGCCTATGGTCAGGATGCGACGAAGCTTCCCCGCTTCTACACGCTTTCTACCTTGCAGTCGGTGAATCCCGGAGTCAAGCTCGAACATTTAAATGCGGGCGATCAGGTGCGTATTCCAAATCTTTAAGCTTTTGAATTTCTAAGCAAAAAGTCCGGGCTAACGCTCGGACTTTTTGTTTTAACATTTTAAGGATAAGACTTAAAGCGTGCCTTTGGAGCTCGGCACTCCCTTCACATTGCGCGAGGGCGCAACAGCCATCGCGACAGCACGTGCGAAGGCTTTGAAGATAGCTTCGAGGCAGTGGTGATTGTCTGCGCCATAGAAGAGTTCCACGTGCAAATTCATGCGGGCATTTTCGCAGAGCGACTTGAAGAAATGTTCAAAGAGGCTCACCGGCATATTCTCTGCGCCGACCGTCGAATTCGGAAGTTTTGCATTCCAGACAAAGCCGATACGATTCGAGAAGTCAAGGCAAACACGAGCCAGCGCTTCATCCATCGGAACAAAATAGAAGCCGTAGCGTTCAATGCCCTTCTTGTCGCCGAGGCACTTGATAAAAGCTTCGCCGAGGCAGATCGCAATGTCTTCGATCGAATGGTGCATGTCCACGTAAGTGTCGCCATGGCTTTCCACGTTCAGCGTAAAACCACCGTGCACCTGGAAAAGGTCGAGCATGTGATTAAGGAAGCCCGAGCCTGTATCGATTTTACCGCGAGAGACCTCATCCAAATTGAGCGAAAGCTTGATCTGGGTTTCGCTCGTGTTGCGGATAATCTGCGCTTCTCTCATCGCTTATCTCCTTGTAATCTTGCCATTCGTGCTCAAGCAGAAACGGCTCGCGTAGCCTTTGCGGATCGGAACCGGAATTTCCTTGCCGTTCGCAACCACCTTGCTGACTGCGTCCGGGTTGCCGATCACCAAGCAGAGTGTATCGTTATAGGCGTAAGTGATCTTCGAATATTTCGTCGTCAAATTGCCTTCACGGAGAACCTTGTTATCGTTCAAGCTGCGGTAGATGCCGACCCAAGAGGTCGAGGAATCCCTGCCCGAAATCGTAACATGGAGTTTGCCCTTTGCTTCCGGAACCGAATCTTTCTTTTCGGTTGCACGGGAATCCGAAGAGAGGAAGGTCGTCACGGAGCTGCCCTTGGCAGAAATCTTCTTTGCGCTGTCGAGAGCGGCCTGCATCGCGGAGGAATCCTGTTCCACGTTCAAGGATTCAGGCGGAACATTTTCCGCACCATCGGGAACCGTCGTTTCGAAAGATGTCGTATCGTCTTCCACGATTGCTGCCTTTTGCACGGGAGCAGGCGTCGGAGATTCCGGAGCCAACGACATCTTGTTCAAGAACTTGACGCCGGCGAAGAAGGCTGTGGCCAAGATGATAATCACAATCAGAACCGCCTTGAAGCTGTTCTTATTCGCATTGAGTTTTGTACCCGCAAAGCCTTCCGATTCAGAAGTAATGGTTTTCGGAGCGATGAACTCCTCTGAATAAGAAGAACCGACTTCCTTGGAATAGCATTCGAGGACCTTTGGCATATCGAGTCCGAGCGCCACAGCGATCGAATTCAAGTATCCTCGGACATATGCTTCCACCGGGAACTTGTTCCATTCACCCGCTTCGATTTCTTGCAAGTGTTCCAACGAAACACGGGTCTTCTGAGAAAATTCTTCCAAAGAAATTCCCTTGGATTCACGAACACGCTTCAGGTATTCGCCAAGCTTTTCGTTTGAAGCCTTTTCTTCCGCAAAATCAGACATTTGACTCTCCTAAATGATCGATCAAATCCAGGGTCTTCGCAACAGGAAGACCGACTACGTTATAAAAACAACCGTTCACCGCTTTGACAAGACGTGCGCCGATGCCTTGAATGGCATAAGCTCCAGCCTTGTCCATCGGTTCGCCGGAATTCACATATTCCTGCAAAGCCTGTTCGGTGTTGTGACGGAAAATCACATCGGTGATTTCCTTCGACGATTCCAGAATTTTCCCGTTGTGCGCAATGGCTACGCCCGAAATCACTTTATGACGGCTGCCGTTCAAAAGCTTGAGCATCGAAAGCGCCTCGCTGGGGTCTTTCGGTTTACCGAGCGCTTTGCTGTCCATGATGACCAACGTGTCGAAGCCGAGAACATATTCATTTGGAAAGCGCTTGGAGACTTCGAGAGCTTTTCCTTCCGCAAACTTCTGCGGTCTTTCCTTGGGCTTCAAGCCTTCACCGTCTTCGACAAAATTGGATTTTTCGACGCGAAACGGCACCTTCAACTGGGTGAGGATGTCAGAGCGACGCGGCGAGGCGCTTGCAAGAATAAAGGATTTCACAAAACCCCCGAAATCACTTTGGAATGGTCACCGAGCAACAGCGACCCCTTGAATCCTTTCACTTCGGAATCGCCGCCAAAAATCGAGTGCGAAATTTCAGAATCAACGAGCGTTGTGTGTTCCGAAATCACGGAATCCGCAATCTTCGAATTTTCAATGACGACTCCCGGTCCGACCGAGACGTTCGGTCCGACAAGAGAATTGCGAATCACAGCCGTTTCCGCGATATGACAAGGCGGAATTATAGTGCTGTCCTTAAAACGGGAAACGTCCTGAGGTTCAAGACCCGAAAGAATTTTCGCATTGGTCTTGAGGAAGGATTCCGCCGTTCCACAGTCGAGCCAAGAGCGAATCGGAGCCGTGCGGAACTTCGCGCCTGATTCCACCATCATCTGGAGAGCGTCTGTCAACTGGTATTCGTTGCGTGTGCGAATATCTTCGCGAATCAATTTTTCGAGCGAAGAGCGAAGAAGGGCGACATCCGTGATGTAATAGATGCCGACTAGAGCTTCATTTGAAACAAATGTTTGCGGCTTTTCGACAAGCTT
Coding sequences within it:
- a CDS encoding outer membrane protein assembly factor — protein: MKRILSSLTFLLGIGAVAFAGESLAGTCTEGKPVQSIRFSGLDDTQPHVVERELLNASGKPFSSENFRIEKLNLESLDLFSDISLVCTESAEGVELEYRFTELLHWIPSPAGKKTDQDGWMLGLALSHLNVAGEDIRVEAQYRTSVSPLFDSKEFAIYASSPWLLGLPLSWNFEFLRTDSWDDLRNFDDRSWYSHLEIGARLWKDFSFLWAASYRYVQKYGAVPDLGVGVLLDARDSKVDPHLGAYEEFRVTRYGAFYADVEDYIEFLWDNRLYYPMGRFITGVSSLLRYRPGTQMFFDRLHQGGANTLRGFDPDSSIHGRHEAIWNVEERFVLLERHPFSIMGANLFWGVQLVAGVEGSFLWNTQTPDWGDYRQSVYGGIHFIIPALDRIRIEAGYSPDGGEIKVAVGLYDKNTSLRWRSR
- a CDS encoding type B 50S ribosomal protein L31, whose translation is MKNGIHPDYNPVVFVDANTGKEFITRSTKSSAEKKVIDGVEYGVVTLEITSDTHPFWTGKQHRVDTAGRIDQFNKRFAGDGKLNIAGAKRKTRRVAAKKSEEAEEK
- the hisB gene encoding imidazoleglycerol-phosphate dehydratase HisB, whose protein sequence is MREAQIIRNTSETQIKLSLNLDEVSRGKIDTGSGFLNHMLDLFQVHGGFTLNVESHGDTYVDMHHSIEDIAICLGEAFIKCLGDKKGIERYGFYFVPMDEALARVCLDFSNRIGFVWNAKLPNSTVGAENMPVSLFEHFFKSLCENARMNLHVELFYGADNHHCLEAIFKAFARAVAMAVAPSRNVKGVPSSKGTL
- a CDS encoding helix-turn-helix domain-containing protein; translated protein: MSDFAEEKASNEKLGEYLKRVRESKGISLEEFSQKTRVSLEHLQEIEAGEWNKFPVEAYVRGYLNSIAVALGLDMPKVLECYSKEVGSSYSEEFIAPKTITSESEGFAGTKLNANKNSFKAVLIVIIILATAFFAGVKFLNKMSLAPESPTPAPVQKAAIVEDDTTSFETTVPDGAENVPPESLNVEQDSSAMQAALDSAKKISAKGSSVTTFLSSDSRATEKKDSVPEAKGKLHVTISGRDSSTSWVGIYRSLNDNKVLREGNLTTKYSKITYAYNDTLCLVIGNPDAVSKVVANGKEIPVPIRKGYASRFCLSTNGKITRR
- a CDS encoding Maf family protein, which produces MKSFILASASPRRSDILTQLKVPFRVEKSNFVEDGEGLKPKERPQKFAEGKALEVSKRFPNEYVLGFDTLVIMDSKALGKPKDPSEALSMLKLLNGSRHKVISGVAIAHNGKILESSKEITDVIFRHNTEQALQEYVNSGEPMDKAGAYAIQGIGARLVKAVNGCFYNVVGLPVAKTLDLIDHLGESNV
- a CDS encoding sugar nucleotidyltransferase encodes the protein MKVILPVAGTGTRLRPFTLSLPKCLLPIAGRTLIDHIIASYDSLPVSEQIFITGYKGELVEDFIKQRSFQNARTVRQCNPQGLGEAISLCLPFLTDDEPVLIILGDTLFDADLSFLKTEKENVLMTREVEDPRRFGVAVTDSSGRITKLVEKPQTFVSNEALVGIYYITDVALLRSSLEKLIREDIRTRNEYQLTDALQMMVESGAKFRTAPIRSWLDCGTAESFLKTNAKILSGLEPQDVSRFKDSTIIPPCHIAETAVIRNSLVGPNVSVGPGVVIENSKIADSVISEHTTLVDSEISHSIFGGDSEVKGFKGSLLLGDHSKVISGVL